The Myxococcota bacterium genome has a segment encoding these proteins:
- a CDS encoding ABC transporter permease encodes MSAAPHASYGAIVAAELRRNRVAMAGLWAVGVFFALATGAPLVSLDQPFVVLGPERTAFPWFGALFNRLVFENAVDVFFNLLLVGAPVYALVWAWGRRRLGPGFARVRGAWLRRFAAAHLALFALLQLPGVGPFENPLHYTAPVVDWESELARMDAAAPPGASPTVAIYPVRPYHFRGTDPSRTVQAPGLAHWLGTDTEGRDVFARMLYGTRVSLTIGVVAVSIYVAIGIVLGAFAGYFGGWVDVAVSRAIEVMICFPSFFLILTLAAFVEERSIFHVMVIIGVTSWTGVARLVRAEFLRHKALEYAQAALALGIPRRRIIFRHILPNAIAPVLVSATFGVASAILTESSLAFLGLGDVTAPSWGMTLAAGRLERKLWLILAPGLAIFALVSVLNLVGEGLRDALDPKLRT; translated from the coding sequence ATGAGCGCCGCGCCGCACGCGAGCTACGGCGCGATCGTCGCGGCCGAGCTGCGCCGCAACCGCGTCGCGATGGCGGGCCTGTGGGCCGTCGGCGTGTTCTTCGCGCTCGCGACGGGCGCGCCGCTCGTGTCGCTCGACCAGCCGTTCGTCGTGCTCGGGCCGGAGCGCACCGCGTTCCCCTGGTTCGGCGCGCTCTTCAACCGGCTCGTGTTCGAGAACGCGGTCGACGTCTTCTTCAACCTGCTGCTCGTCGGCGCGCCCGTGTATGCGCTCGTCTGGGCGTGGGGTCGCCGCCGGCTCGGCCCGGGCTTCGCGCGCGTGCGCGGTGCGTGGCTGCGCCGCTTCGCGGCCGCGCACCTCGCGCTGTTCGCGCTGCTCCAGCTCCCGGGCGTCGGGCCGTTCGAGAACCCGCTCCACTACACGGCGCCGGTCGTCGACTGGGAATCGGAGCTCGCGCGCATGGACGCCGCCGCGCCGCCGGGCGCGTCGCCGACGGTCGCGATCTACCCCGTCCGCCCGTACCACTTCCGCGGCACCGACCCGTCGCGCACCGTGCAGGCGCCGGGGCTCGCGCACTGGCTCGGAACGGACACGGAGGGGCGCGACGTCTTCGCCCGCATGCTCTACGGCACGCGCGTCTCGCTCACGATCGGCGTCGTCGCGGTCTCGATCTACGTCGCGATCGGCATCGTGCTCGGCGCGTTCGCGGGCTACTTCGGCGGCTGGGTCGACGTCGCCGTCTCGCGGGCGATCGAGGTGATGATCTGCTTCCCGAGCTTCTTCCTGATCCTCACGCTCGCGGCCTTCGTCGAGGAGCGCTCGATCTTCCACGTCATGGTGATCATCGGGGTCACGAGCTGGACGGGGGTCGCGCGCCTGGTGCGCGCCGAGTTCCTCCGCCACAAGGCGCTCGAGTACGCGCAGGCGGCGCTCGCGCTCGGCATCCCGCGCCGCCGCATCATCTTCCGGCACATCCTCCCGAACGCGATCGCGCCCGTGCTCGTGTCGGCCACGTTCGGCGTCGCGTCGGCCATCCTCACCGAGTCGAGCCTCGCCTTCCTCGGCCTCGGCGACGTCACGGCGCCGAGCTGGGGCATGACGCTCGCGGCCGGCCGCCTCGAGCGGAAGCTCTGGCTCATCCTGGCGCCCGGCCTCGCG